TTAGTACTATTATTTAATTAACTTCAATCTTCTTTCAGATTTTTCATGTAATTTCTTTAGTTGATTGATATTAAAATTTAACAAACTACCCTACCAGAAAAGAGTTTATCTAATCTGAAAGGAATTGTTTATAAATAGCACTCTTATTTTTGTGCAAATATTAACTTTTCCTTGTAATTTACTTTGGAAAAGTTTTTTTATTTATAAAATTTAGCTCGGGTTAGTTGTTATTTATTATATGATTTTTTGTATATTATTGAAGGGAGGTATTATGAAAAAAGTAGCTGTTATAAGTGCTATATTAGAAGAACCAGATAAATCCCAACATAAATTTAATAAAATTGTTTCAAATTTCAAAGGCATTATAAAGGGAAGAATGGGCATCCCTTGCGAAGAAGAGGGTGTATCTATAATCTGTATAGTAGTTTTAGCCGAAATGAACACTATAAATAGCTTAACAGGTAAGCTAGGAAATATTGAGGATGTATTAGTAAAAACTAGCATCTCAAAGAAAG
Above is a genomic segment from Romboutsia lituseburensis containing:
- a CDS encoding TM1266 family iron-only hydrogenase system putative regulator, whose translation is MKKVAVISAILEEPDKSQHKFNKIVSNFKGIIKGRMGIPCEEEGVSIICIVVLAEMNTINSLTGKLGNIEDVLVKTSISKKEL